Proteins encoded by one window of Methanocalculus alkaliphilus:
- a CDS encoding tetrahydromethanopterin S-methyltransferase subunit F, with amino-acid sequence MAGSSIRMNAIDKMVENIRYKAQIIARTNKLESGIMSAGIPGFIIGLMLALVVVMVPVLVL; translated from the coding sequence ATGGCAGGTTCAAGCATCCGAATGAACGCAATTGACAAAATGGTTGAGAACATCCGATACAAAGCCCAGATCATCGCCCGGACGAATAAACTTGAATCCGGGATTATGTCTGCGGGCATTCCCGGCTTCATCATCGGGCTCATGCTCGCCCTGGTCGTTGTGATGGTACCGGTTCTGGTTCTCTGA
- a CDS encoding ATP-binding protein: MIRIAVISGKGGTGKTMVTSALADTNTSRQILADCDVDAANLELMLSAKKLTKEPFHGLDVARIDPEICVSCGICSNSCAFDAIIIEEGLFSVSPIHCEGCGLCAHLCPEGAVVMQRRICGEIYTSTTGCGPLVHARLFPGSGTSGLLVHEVKKRALTIDPSAEMLLVDGPPGIGCPLISTISGMHAVLIVTEPSVSALHDLKRVVTVCRRFDPRILILINRFDLLEEITNEIEVYAAEEGIPIVGRIPFDPAVVQAVRKGIPVTRMDSPASKALSTVWERIRSEL; this comes from the coding sequence ATGATTCGGATCGCGGTCATCAGTGGCAAAGGAGGAACCGGCAAGACGATGGTTACCTCTGCCCTTGCAGATACGAATACCAGCCGCCAGATACTTGCGGATTGTGATGTCGATGCGGCAAACCTTGAGCTGATGCTCTCAGCGAAAAAGCTCACAAAAGAGCCGTTTCATGGCCTTGATGTCGCACGAATAGATCCGGAAATCTGTGTTTCATGCGGTATATGCAGCAACAGTTGTGCATTTGATGCAATTATTATTGAGGAGGGACTTTTCTCCGTCTCTCCCATCCATTGTGAGGGATGCGGCCTCTGTGCACATCTCTGCCCAGAGGGTGCTGTTGTGATGCAACGTCGGATCTGCGGGGAGATCTATACCTCAACAACCGGGTGTGGGCCTCTTGTGCATGCCCGTCTCTTTCCCGGTTCGGGTACATCAGGCCTCCTCGTCCATGAAGTGAAGAAACGGGCGCTGACGATAGATCCATCAGCAGAGATGCTCCTCGTCGACGGGCCACCCGGGATAGGCTGCCCACTCATCTCCACGATCAGCGGGATGCATGCGGTACTCATTGTAACAGAACCGAGTGTCTCTGCACTCCATGACCTGAAACGCGTGGTGACCGTCTGTCGCAGATTTGATCCTCGAATCCTTATCCTGATCAACCGGTTTGATCTGCTTGAGGAGATCACAAATGAGATAGAAGTCTATGCTGCAGAAGAGGGGATCCCAATCGTTGGCAGGATTCCATTTGATCCAGCCGTTGTTCAGGCAGTAAGAAAAGGCATTCCCGTCACCCGAATGGATAGTCCTGCATCAAAAGCCTTATCTACGGTATGGGAGAGGATCAGATCAGAACTGTGA
- the mtrE gene encoding tetrahydromethanopterin S-methyltransferase subunit E, with protein MENIVLGIGVAALAGALATVAGAAEDTESDIGSQGDPNSQVQLAPQMGYNHRIFNKAIAGEPPAWALWIAIGAGVAWAFMIMNVNPVLSIIIGSILASFVQGVYATTAYLGRTASLAKFGQPVYVDILKSVTPVTVAHAFVAIFTTVTIVYLMNAVLGHPFPLPILGIIWGIALGAAGSAVGNPFYGKERQYQNQKFGAGVPISASGNIVRYAEAGERSSLDNGWFTSKFGGPASGICFGLIVFFELWRHLIFEHYFGGWGSVMMGAIIVLIITIMARYIEVWARKTYGPYTAPEEEAI; from the coding sequence ATGGAGAACATCGTATTAGGTATTGGAGTGGCTGCCCTCGCGGGAGCACTTGCAACGGTTGCAGGTGCAGCTGAAGATACCGAGTCTGATATCGGATCACAGGGTGATCCCAACTCTCAGGTTCAGCTGGCTCCGCAGATGGGATACAATCACCGTATCTTTAACAAGGCCATCGCAGGTGAGCCCCCGGCATGGGCTCTCTGGATTGCAATTGGTGCTGGTGTCGCATGGGCATTTATGATAATGAACGTTAACCCCGTTTTATCTATCATAATTGGAAGTATCCTCGCATCCTTCGTTCAGGGTGTCTATGCAACCACCGCCTATCTCGGCAGGACAGCAAGTCTTGCAAAGTTCGGCCAGCCAGTCTATGTTGATATACTGAAATCAGTGACACCCGTCACTGTCGCACACGCATTCGTTGCAATCTTTACGACTGTGACGATTGTGTATCTTATGAACGCAGTACTCGGTCATCCGTTCCCACTGCCAATCCTCGGTATCATCTGGGGTATCGCACTCGGAGCAGCCGGTTCTGCCGTCGGAAACCCATTCTATGGGAAAGAACGCCAGTACCAGAACCAGAAGTTCGGAGCAGGTGTCCCGATCTCAGCATCCGGAAACATCGTCCGGTATGCAGAAGCCGGTGAAAGAAGCTCACTCGACAACGGATGGTTCACCTCAAAGTTCGGCGGTCCCGCATCAGGTATCTGTTTTGGGCTGATCGTCTTCTTTGAACTCTGGAGGCACCTTATCTTCGAGCATTACTTCGGAGGGTGGGGATCAGTCATGATGGGAGCGATTATTGTCCTTATCATCACGATCATGGCCCGCTACATCGAGGTCTGGGCTCGGAAGACCTATGGTCCGTACACTGCACCCGAAGAGGAGGCAATATAA
- the mtrA gene encoding tetrahydromethanopterin S-methyltransferase subunit A — protein MADKKSPASGWPIAKGDFHSGDANSCVAVVTVGSHLDEAGICASGAALCGSCKTENLGLEKIIANIISNPNIRFVLLCGTEVKGHLSGQSLEALHKGGVSGGKIVGAEGAIPFIENLDDAAIKRFQEQVEIVNIMETEDLGKVNAKISELAGKDPGAFAGDPIVVEVKEAGGGGAEEATGEVKPLSGELALIHARMKIIERMVTNIGMQNRFAAGVYSGKVEGLMIGLIVIFTILGFLLMG, from the coding sequence ATGGCAGATAAGAAATCACCGGCAAGCGGATGGCCCATCGCAAAGGGAGACTTCCACTCAGGTGACGCAAACAGCTGTGTCGCCGTTGTAACAGTGGGATCACACCTTGATGAAGCGGGCATCTGTGCAAGCGGAGCTGCATTGTGTGGATCCTGCAAGACCGAGAATCTCGGGCTTGAGAAGATCATCGCAAACATCATCTCAAACCCGAATATCAGGTTTGTCCTCCTCTGTGGAACTGAAGTGAAAGGGCACTTAAGTGGCCAGTCGCTTGAGGCACTCCACAAGGGCGGTGTCTCCGGAGGAAAGATCGTCGGAGCAGAGGGAGCAATCCCCTTCATCGAGAATCTTGATGATGCCGCGATCAAGAGGTTCCAGGAGCAGGTTGAAATCGTTAACATCATGGAGACCGAGGATCTCGGTAAAGTTAACGCCAAGATCTCAGAACTGGCCGGAAAGGATCCCGGAGCATTTGCCGGCGACCCGATAGTTGTCGAGGTCAAAGAGGCAGGCGGTGGCGGTGCAGAAGAAGCAACAGGTGAGGTTAAGCCCCTCTCTGGAGAGCTTGCACTCATCCACGCCCGCATGAAGATCATCGAGAGAATGGTAACCAACATCGGTATGCAGAACCGGTTCGCCGCAGGCGTATACTCGGGGAAGGTTGAAGGACTGATGATCGGTCTGATCGTTATATTTACCATTCTTGGATTCCTTCTGATGGGGTGA
- the mtrA gene encoding tetrahydromethanopterin S-methyltransferase subunit A, translating into MAEKKSPASGWPIAQGDFHSGDANSCVAVVTVGSHLDEAGICASGAALCGSCKTENLGLEKIIANIISNPNIRFVLLCGTEVKGHLSGQSLEALHKGGVSGGKIVGAEGAIPFIENLDDAAIKRFQEQVEIVNIMETEDLGKVNAKISELAGKDPGAFAADPIVVEVKEAGGGGHETAIAGANPQFLELEERLDKIEKKIEFADSEIAQRVGRKIGRDIGILYGLVAGVIVFIMLLMILPKISML; encoded by the coding sequence ATGGCAGAGAAGAAATCACCGGCAAGCGGATGGCCCATCGCTCAGGGAGACTTCCATTCAGGTGACGCAAACAGCTGTGTCGCCGTTGTAACAGTGGGATCACACCTTGATGAAGCGGGCATCTGCGCTAGCGGAGCTGCATTATGCGGATCCTGCAAGACCGAGAACCTCGGGCTTGAGAAGATCATCGCAAATATCATCTCAAACCCGAATATCAGGTTCGTCCTCCTCTGTGGAACTGAAGTGAAGGGACACTTAAGTGGCCAGTCGCTTGAGGCACTCCATAAAGGTGGTGTCTCCGGAGGAAAGATCGTCGGAGCAGAGGGAGCAATCCCCTTCATCGAGAATCTCGATGATGCCGCGATCAAGAGGTTCCAGGAGCAGGTTGAAATCGTCAACATCATGGAGACTGAAGATCTCGGTAAAGTTAACGCCAAGATCTCAGAACTGGCCGGAAAGGATCCCGGAGCATTTGCCGCTGACCCGATAGTTGTCGAGGTCAAAGAGGCAGGCGGTGGCGGGCATGAGACGGCAATAGCTGGCGCCAACCCGCAGTTCCTCGAGCTTGAGGAACGACTCGACAAGATCGAGAAGAAGATAGAATTTGCAGACTCTGAGATTGCCCAGAGGGTGGGCAGGAAGATCGGGCGTGACATCGGCATCCTCTATGGCCTCGTAGCAGGGGTTATTGTATTTATCATGTTGCTGATGATCCTTCCGAAAATTAGTATGCTCTAA
- the mtrC gene encoding tetrahydromethanopterin S-methyltransferase subunit MtrC: MTVKVEASADAIPHNTLLMVGIVGSILCIYLTYLNTITGLELFSFFGGLGAVIALIWGTSTIKRLCSYGIGTGVPSAGMVAFGAGIIAMLLGTKFGIASPIAALIIAAVAGAVFGFLADNVLNMKIPVLMQSLAELSVIGALTILGFTAMATGDFTFSAISAGTISIFGFAMSSANASYLGGGVIAVAFMLGAIAIQHPFNAALGPSNTQDRTLMLAAECGFLSMIIMAVISFAFIAVGAALVGLLIAIIGWGYTYTQFIELSKRDAAAWLDAKPILETEA, encoded by the coding sequence ATGACAGTAAAAGTAGAAGCATCCGCTGACGCAATCCCTCACAACACCCTTCTGATGGTCGGAATTGTCGGATCCATACTCTGTATCTATCTGACATATCTCAATACCATCACCGGACTTGAGTTATTCTCATTCTTCGGAGGGCTTGGAGCAGTTATCGCTCTTATCTGGGGAACAAGCACCATCAAAAGACTCTGCAGCTATGGTATCGGAACAGGTGTTCCATCCGCTGGTATGGTCGCATTTGGTGCAGGTATCATCGCCATGCTCCTTGGAACCAAATTCGGCATTGCATCCCCGATCGCTGCCCTTATCATTGCAGCAGTCGCCGGAGCAGTCTTTGGATTCCTTGCAGACAATGTATTGAATATGAAGATCCCGGTTCTGATGCAGTCTCTTGCAGAGCTCTCGGTCATCGGTGCACTCACCATCCTCGGCTTTACCGCGATGGCGACCGGTGACTTTACCTTCAGTGCGATCTCAGCCGGAACCATCTCGATCTTCGGATTTGCAATGAGCTCAGCAAACGCATCCTACCTCGGTGGAGGTGTTATCGCTGTCGCATTCATGCTTGGTGCAATCGCAATCCAGCACCCGTTCAATGCAGCGCTTGGCCCGTCGAACACACAGGATCGGACACTCATGCTCGCCGCAGAGTGTGGATTCCTCTCCATGATCATTATGGCAGTCATCTCCTTTGCATTCATTGCTGTCGGAGCGGCACTCGTCGGCCTGCTGATAGCGATCATCGGATGGGGCTACACCTACACACAGTTCATCGAGCTCTCAAAGCGCGATGCAGCAGCGTGGCTTGACGCTAAACCGATTCTGGAGACTGAGGCCTGA
- a CDS encoding DUF5320 domain-containing protein: MPGLNGRGPLGMGPMTGRRMGRCVPPSSDAQSAVQSEQIVYGLGRGGLPCGCGRGFGGGRMRGRFVQINTQNEVQE, from the coding sequence ATGCCAGGATTAAATGGAAGAGGTCCCCTTGGAATGGGACCCATGACCGGACGGAGAATGGGACGCTGCGTCCCCCCGTCTTCAGATGCACAGAGTGCAGTACAGAGTGAACAGATCGTCTATGGCCTTGGAAGAGGCGGCCTGCCATGTGGATGTGGCAGAGGATTTGGCGGAGGAAGAATGCGGGGTCGGTTCGTTCAGATCAATACCCAAAATGAGGTGCAAGAGTGA
- a CDS encoding DUF134 domain-containing protein translates to MNEDERGYCRKRRGRPRVCRTFSDSNVYRCYAPVCNQDRADGDPITILPEEIEVLRLVDLLDYNQEEAAGIIGVSRKTLWRDLHEARRKVAEALVYGRMIRISGCMRRDDKDCPRNNP, encoded by the coding sequence ATGAACGAAGACGAGAGAGGGTACTGCCGGAAACGGAGGGGAAGGCCACGAGTCTGTCGCACGTTCAGCGATAGCAATGTCTACAGGTGCTATGCACCTGTATGCAATCAGGACAGAGCAGATGGTGATCCGATCACGATTCTTCCTGAAGAAATTGAGGTATTGCGACTTGTTGATCTCCTGGATTATAATCAGGAAGAGGCTGCCGGGATCATTGGAGTATCAAGAAAGACCCTCTGGCGCGACCTGCATGAGGCCAGACGTAAAGTTGCAGAGGCGCTCGTCTATGGCAGAATGATCCGTATATCCGGATGTATGCGAAGAGATGATAAGGACTGCCCCCGGAATAACCCCTGA
- the mtrH gene encoding tetrahydromethanopterin S-methyltransferase subunit H, whose amino-acid sequence MFRFEKEQTVLDFNGIKIGGQPGEYPRVLGASIFYNKHETVLDDHTGKIDKPKAEALWNRCMELYDITGNPYFIQIIAEFGEAFESYFSWFDSIDNKTPFLMDSSAPGALAHACEYVTEVGLADRAIYNSINGSIPQENIDVLAASDVNSAIVLAFNPGDPSVVGREKVLVEGGVAGQAKGMLQIAEEAGITRPILDTAATPLGLGSGGSFREILACKAIHGLPTGGAYHNMTVSWTWLKRWRKNVLADHYKGKDVLLEQMAHHHFGGFEGIRQTAWAAPDIGCNIMAMTLGADLIMFGPIENCEGMATTAAFTDIVLAEACRELGGDVQDPNHPLNKLI is encoded by the coding sequence ATGTTCAGGTTTGAGAAAGAACAGACCGTTCTCGACTTTAACGGCATAAAAATCGGTGGACAGCCCGGCGAATACCCAAGGGTACTCGGTGCATCCATCTTTTATAATAAGCACGAGACCGTGCTCGATGATCACACTGGTAAGATCGACAAGCCAAAGGCAGAAGCGCTCTGGAACCGGTGTATGGAGCTGTACGATATCACAGGAAACCCGTACTTCATCCAGATCATCGCCGAATTTGGCGAGGCATTCGAAAGCTACTTCAGCTGGTTCGACAGTATCGACAACAAAACCCCGTTCCTGATGGACTCATCAGCACCGGGAGCACTTGCACATGCATGTGAATATGTAACCGAGGTCGGCCTTGCTGACCGTGCCATCTACAACTCGATCAACGGATCGATTCCGCAGGAGAACATCGATGTACTTGCTGCATCCGATGTGAACTCCGCGATCGTCCTTGCCTTCAACCCGGGCGACCCATCAGTCGTCGGCCGTGAGAAGGTTCTTGTCGAGGGTGGCGTTGCAGGACAGGCAAAAGGAATGCTTCAGATCGCAGAAGAGGCAGGTATCACCCGCCCGATCCTCGATACTGCAGCAACCCCGCTCGGTCTTGGATCCGGCGGATCATTCCGTGAGATTCTTGCCTGTAAGGCGATCCATGGTCTCCCAACCGGTGGTGCATACCACAACATGACCGTCTCATGGACCTGGCTGAAACGCTGGAGAAAGAATGTCCTTGCAGACCATTACAAAGGAAAAGATGTCCTCCTTGAACAGATGGCACACCACCACTTTGGCGGGTTTGAGGGTATCAGGCAGACTGCATGGGCAGCCCCTGACATCGGATGTAACATCATGGCAATGACACTTGGTGCCGATCTAATTATGTTTGGCCCAATCGAGAACTGCGAAGGGATGGCAACCACAGCCGCATTCACCGACATCGTCCTCGCAGAGGCATGCCGTGAACTTGGCGGAGATGTTCAGGATCCAAACCACCCCCTGAACAAACTCATCTAA
- the mtrD gene encoding tetrahydromethanopterin S-methyltransferase subunit D, giving the protein MSAIASKPAGGAEMPVMGAAIAVVLLLAVLGIGFGLTIAGIFPMAAFYSLIGIIIGGMLVTFSVHLVPVGGAPAAMGQAPGIATGVTMLAAGAGLAGLFKGAWAAQFSYPVALGTGAIGGALLMAITCMLVNVTYVFAMGIPAASGKVSKDPLTGDTQPEYKSQGTEGHGLPFISYVGGVLGGLIGGFGGTLIYLSLYDAYLTGIPALMGTDVESAMPLIVSIAGIFAIGMFLVNAVMTAYNITGTIEGPHDPKFKRFPRAIVASAVASALAGLLALLIIVPVPF; this is encoded by the coding sequence ATGTCAGCGATCGCAAGTAAGCCGGCAGGCGGAGCAGAGATGCCCGTCATGGGAGCCGCAATCGCAGTCGTATTGCTGCTTGCAGTTCTTGGTATCGGATTTGGTCTGACAATCGCAGGTATCTTCCCGATGGCCGCCTTCTATTCCCTCATCGGAATTATTATCGGCGGAATGCTTGTTACATTCAGTGTGCACCTCGTTCCTGTCGGCGGAGCGCCGGCGGCAATGGGTCAGGCACCAGGTATTGCAACCGGTGTCACGATGCTTGCAGCAGGTGCAGGTCTTGCCGGTCTCTTTAAGGGAGCATGGGCAGCACAGTTCAGCTACCCGGTCGCTCTCGGAACCGGTGCCATCGGCGGCGCACTTCTGATGGCCATCACCTGTATGCTTGTGAACGTCACGTACGTCTTTGCAATGGGAATTCCCGCCGCATCAGGAAAGGTCAGCAAAGACCCACTGACCGGCGACACACAGCCGGAATATAAAAGCCAGGGTACTGAGGGGCACGGTCTTCCGTTCATCTCTTATGTTGGAGGTGTCCTTGGAGGTCTTATCGGAGGTTTCGGCGGAACGCTCATCTACCTCTCACTCTATGACGCCTACCTGACCGGTATTCCAGCACTCATGGGAACAGATGTTGAGAGTGCCATGCCGCTGATCGTATCTATTGCAGGTATCTTTGCAATCGGTATGTTCCTTGTCAACGCCGTCATGACCGCATACAACATCACCGGAACCATCGAAGGGCCACATGACCCCAAGTTCAAGCGGTTCCCACGTGCAATTGTTGCAAGTGCTGTCGCATCAGCTCTCGCCGGTCTGCTCGCCCTGTTGATTATCGTACCGGTGCCATTCTGA
- the mtrB gene encoding tetrahydromethanopterin S-methyltransferase subunit MtrB — protein sequence MGYVLVLPEFGLVADPVIGFVTTAGESYQPIIDKVAELEMVSEDLIGMLSGEGQLLNSFPGREKSLLYAGGVTAFWYGLAVGLLIAAFMAFQYMG from the coding sequence ATGGGATATGTTCTTGTATTACCCGAATTCGGCCTCGTCGCCGACCCGGTCATTGGATTTGTAACCACCGCCGGAGAGTCCTACCAGCCGATCATCGATAAGGTTGCTGAACTTGAGATGGTATCAGAGGATCTCATCGGCATGCTCTCTGGAGAAGGCCAGCTGCTCAACAGTTTCCCTGGAAGAGAGAAGTCGCTGCTCTATGCCGGAGGTGTCACAGCCTTCTGGTATGGACTGGCAGTAGGTCTGCTCATTGCGGCATTCATGGCGTTCCAGTATATGGGGTGA
- a CDS encoding NifB/NifX family molybdenum-iron cluster-binding protein: MKIAIAMDGTRVSAHFGHCEKYAIFNANDGTISRGEDLDSPGHEPGKLPRFLAEQNVELIIAGGMGPRAIDLFCQNGIEVILGASGDVDAVAEAYIRGDLTTGESTCHHGPEDECGHDEKEGSVICITAQAPGMDAPFEERFGRAPYFIFLDLKTAGVDSVANPFADASGGVGPRAVSLVVEKGAQYLLTGQMGGNAAEALAASGVKAYSYRGGGTVTDAVKAYLAGNLPSLS, translated from the coding sequence GTGAAGATCGCAATAGCAATGGATGGTACACGGGTTTCGGCCCACTTTGGGCATTGTGAAAAGTATGCCATATTCAATGCCAACGATGGTACGATCAGCAGGGGTGAGGATCTTGACAGCCCTGGCCATGAACCAGGGAAACTTCCACGCTTCCTTGCTGAACAGAATGTAGAGCTGATTATTGCCGGAGGAATGGGTCCCCGCGCCATCGATCTCTTCTGCCAGAATGGGATCGAGGTCATACTCGGTGCCTCAGGGGATGTTGATGCCGTAGCAGAGGCATATATCCGTGGCGATCTCACTACGGGTGAGAGTACCTGCCATCACGGACCTGAAGATGAATGCGGCCATGATGAGAAGGAGGGGTCAGTCATCTGCATCACAGCGCAGGCACCGGGTATGGATGCACCCTTCGAAGAGCGGTTCGGACGTGCTCCATACTTCATCTTCCTTGATCTGAAGACAGCAGGTGTTGATTCCGTAGCGAATCCTTTTGCTGATGCATCAGGTGGCGTCGGTCCACGAGCAGTTTCCCTTGTTGTGGAAAAAGGAGCGCAATATCTTCTCACCGGACAGATGGGGGGGAATGCAGCAGAGGCACTGGCGGCAAGCGGTGTGAAGGCATACTCCTACCGGGGTGGCGGTACCGTCACCGATGCAGTTAAGGCGTACCTTGCAGGAAACCTGCCTTCATTATCCTGA
- a CDS encoding P-loop NTPase yields the protein MKIVIASGKGGTGKSTIIANLAYALMETRDVVLVDCDVEEPNLHLFYPAPSNDLPVTVAVPEIDLTRCTFCGECGAFCRYGALTILKDRHLFLPELCHSCGGCRLVCPTGAIHDLRRKIGIIQCRAPAPMLTLITGVLQEGEVMAPPVIKMAKRLAEGHPLILYDASPGIACPVIETLDGADFCLFVTESTPFGLHDLMLAVSVAEELGIPAGVVINRSDGEDEEITRFCSDHSIPILMTIPFDRQVAAVQNAGGLITRDLPEWKQRFAKLFQKIVSYLEEKQ from the coding sequence ATGAAGATAGTGATCGCAAGCGGAAAAGGGGGAACCGGCAAAAGCACAATCATTGCCAACCTCGCGTATGCACTCATGGAGACGAGGGATGTTGTCCTGGTGGATTGCGATGTGGAGGAACCAAACCTTCATCTCTTTTATCCGGCCCCCTCAAACGACCTTCCCGTCACCGTTGCTGTTCCCGAAATTGATCTCACACGATGCACATTCTGTGGAGAATGTGGAGCATTCTGCCGCTATGGTGCATTAACCATCCTGAAGGATCGCCATCTCTTCCTTCCGGAGCTCTGCCATTCATGCGGCGGCTGCAGACTGGTCTGCCCGACTGGAGCCATTCATGATCTGAGACGAAAGATAGGAATAATACAATGCAGGGCACCTGCGCCGATGCTCACCCTGATCACCGGCGTCCTGCAGGAAGGAGAGGTTATGGCCCCGCCTGTTATAAAGATGGCAAAGCGTCTTGCAGAAGGCCACCCTCTCATCCTGTATGATGCCTCACCAGGAATTGCATGTCCCGTCATTGAGACCCTTGACGGAGCCGACTTCTGCCTCTTTGTAACCGAATCAACGCCATTTGGACTGCATGATCTTATGCTGGCAGTGAGTGTTGCTGAGGAACTCGGCATTCCTGCCGGTGTTGTGATCAACCGAAGTGATGGAGAAGACGAAGAGATCACCCGCTTCTGTTCGGATCATTCCATCCCGATACTGATGACAATCCCATTTGACCGTCAGGTTGCGGCTGTCCAGAATGCCGGGGGTCTTATCACACGGGATCTCCCTGAGTGGAAGCAGCGCTTTGCCAAGCTCTTTCAGAAGATTGTTTCATACCTGGAGGAGAAACAATGA